From a region of the Thermus caldilimi genome:
- the urtE gene encoding urea ABC transporter ATP-binding subunit UrtE, with protein MLEVLDVETGYGDGQVLWGVSLAVDRAEAVALLGRNGVGKTTLLKTVLGHLPLKSGRVVYRGRDITRLAPHHRARLGIGYVPQGRGIFPFLTVEENLKTGLAALAGRLHPRAQRIPEAVFELFPILWELRAKRAGALSGGQQQQLAIARALVGLPDLLLLDEPTEGIQPSVVEKIQEALLWIRSELRIALLVVEQNLDFVWGFAQRFYVMDRGQVVMGGKVREANPETVAQMVSL; from the coding sequence ATGCTTGAAGTCCTGGACGTGGAGACAGGCTACGGCGATGGCCAGGTCCTCTGGGGCGTGAGCCTAGCTGTGGACCGGGCAGAGGCGGTAGCCCTCCTGGGGCGCAATGGGGTGGGGAAAACCACGCTTCTGAAAACCGTTCTCGGCCATCTTCCCCTGAAATCGGGCCGCGTGGTGTACAGGGGTCGGGACATCACCCGCTTAGCCCCCCACCACCGCGCACGGCTGGGTATAGGGTACGTGCCCCAAGGACGGGGTATCTTCCCCTTCCTCACGGTGGAGGAGAACCTTAAGACGGGTTTGGCAGCCCTAGCGGGCCGCCTTCATCCGCGGGCCCAGCGGATACCCGAGGCGGTATTCGAACTATTCCCCATCCTCTGGGAGCTGCGGGCTAAGAGGGCGGGTGCCCTCTCCGGAGGCCAGCAGCAGCAGCTGGCCATCGCCCGGGCCCTCGTGGGCCTTCCCGATCTGCTTCTGCTCGACGAACCCACGGAGGGCATCCAGCCCTCTGTGGTGGAGAAGATCCAGGAGGCTTTGCTCTGGATCCGTAGCGAGCTGCGCATCGCCCTCCTGGTTGTGGAGCAAAACCTGGACTTCGTTTGGGGCTTTGCCCAACGCTTCTACGTCATGGATCGGGGCCAAGTGGTCATGGGTGGCAAGGTCCGGGAGGCCAATCCGGAAACCGTGGCCCAGATGGTGAGCCTCTAG
- a CDS encoding ABC transporter ATP-binding protein, protein MEDFLRVEGLEVTYEGGFKALDGVDLKVTKGELRVLLGPNGAGKTTLLDAISGRVRPSRGRILFRGKEIGGTPEHVLAWKGVGRKFQNPGVLNGLTVLENLVVATRRRKGLLTSLGPGLSAEEWEVLESTLGLVGLQDKRYVKAAALSHGERQRLELAMVLSTGAELLLLDEPTAGLTRSETEAVADLLNRLRGAKTVVVVEHDMNFVGKLAASVTVLHLGKVLREGTFEEVRQDPEVRAVYLGRAYA, encoded by the coding sequence ATGGAAGACTTCCTCAGGGTAGAAGGGCTTGAGGTAACCTACGAAGGCGGATTTAAAGCCCTGGACGGGGTGGACCTGAAGGTTACGAAGGGAGAGCTTAGGGTCCTCCTCGGTCCCAACGGTGCAGGAAAGACCACCCTTTTGGACGCCATAAGTGGAAGGGTGCGCCCATCCCGCGGACGCATCCTGTTCAGGGGAAAGGAAATCGGGGGAACCCCCGAACACGTCCTGGCCTGGAAGGGAGTGGGACGCAAGTTCCAGAACCCAGGAGTCCTCAACGGGCTTACGGTGTTGGAAAACCTCGTGGTGGCCACCCGCAGGCGAAAAGGGCTCCTCACATCCCTAGGACCAGGCCTTAGCGCCGAGGAATGGGAGGTATTGGAGAGCACCCTAGGGCTCGTGGGGCTACAGGATAAGCGGTACGTGAAGGCTGCCGCCCTCAGCCACGGGGAACGCCAGCGGCTCGAGCTGGCCATGGTGCTCTCCACCGGAGCGGAGCTCCTACTTCTGGACGAACCCACCGCTGGTCTGACCCGGAGCGAAACGGAGGCCGTCGCCGACCTTTTGAACCGCTTAAGGGGTGCAAAAACCGTGGTAGTGGTGGAGCACGACATGAACTTCGTGGGGAAACTCGCAGCAAGCGTTACGGTCCTGCATTTGGGCAAGGTGCTTCGGGAAGGAACCTTTGAGGAAGTGCGCCAGGATCCCGAAGTACGGGCAGTTTACCTGGGGAGGGCCTATGCTTGA